From the Prochlorococcus marinus CUG1416 genome, the window TTAATATTTTCCTCAGAATTAATTATGGGGTAATCATTATTAATTGATTTTCTGCAGGAAGTTAAGAAAATTACAACTAAAAATATTCGTAAAAATTGTTTTATTCTTTTCATTTTTTTTTATTTTGATGAAGCAAGCAGTATAAATTATAGTTTATTTTGATTCTATTAATTTTAATAGATGATCAAGTTTATTCATCAATGTTTTTACTTCCTCTGGCTGCGGCAATATTAATTCTTCTGTAACTGCTAAATGCATTTTTTTTAAGTTTTGCCTTAAATCTTTTAAATGCATTTTAACGTGGTCTTTCTTTTCTCTTATATCAGTCATGGGATTAAAATTTAAATAAACTTTAAGTAAAAATTATTGTGATATGTAGGAGATACATTGGAAATGCTTAGAATTTTAATTTTTAAGATTTTCAATTTCGTAGATCTCTTCACCACCATAACAAAAATTTGTTGACAACATTTTCAACTCCCTCTTGTTAATTCGGATTATATTTTTATTTTTAATAATATAATTTTTAGCAATCGCTTCACAATCTAATTTATTTTTGGCATGTTTAATCACTGGATAAAAATATGCGAACATAGCTATTACAAAAAAGAATGTTATTAATGACTTTTTATCATTTTCTATTATTTCTTTAGATTTCTTTTTTGCTCTTAGTATTTTTATTAATAAGTTATCTGGTAATCCGATTTGAACAAATAAAAACTCTACCCACCATGGAAGGTTCTTATCTTTCTTTCTCTTAGAGTCTTCGGAAGTATTCATTTTCTTAGCTTCATGATTTTGTTTTTTAACCACTTTAGGATTACTTGTTCCTTTTTTATTCATATAATTGAATAATTTATTTGGAATATAGGAGTTTTATTGTGATTTGGAAACTATATTTTTATTTTATAAGTTTTAATTTAATTTATCTAAGAATTTGGGTATTGTAAATTTGTATTTAAAATAAAATTTATAGATGCCAAAAAAAAGAAGGAAGTTAAATAAAGATTTCGAGAAGAAAATATATTCATCAAGAAAAAATGTCGAATTAGTTTTGGCCAAAATATATGATATCGATGATGAAGATATACAAAAAGAATATATGAGTTCATTCAAAAGAGTTGTCCATTTGTATGATGAATTAAAAGAAGATTATGAACAAAAAGGATTTAATGATAATTCTGAAGAACTTCTGAAAAATTATAATAATGCTTTTAATCTTTTCGAATCAGAATTTGAAATTTAAATTGTAATTACCTTTTATAGGGTATTACTGGTATTTCAATTAGATTGCCTTTTTTTAAATTAGACCTTTTCTCTTTTAAATTTTTTATGCAAATTGACTCCCTTTTCTCTTTCTCACAGACTTTTCTTATTTTGTAATCAGTAAGTGAGAATGATTTGTCCCCCATCATTAGCAAAGCAAATATAAATAAAAAGAAATTTAATATTAATTTCATTAATTTTTTGAAAAATTTTTATTTAATTATATTTTATTAAATTAATTAATTATTATAAATATCTATTATTTGTTTTAATTCATTTTTACTTAAGTCTGTTGAAATAAAAACTTCTTGGGCTGTTTTACCCTTTCTTGCTATAGCTTTATATCCGTTTATAGTTTTCACTGATAGTCTTATTATCAATTTAGAAGATCTTCCTCTAACTCTTGATATCGCAGCAGGAGTTATTGTTTTGATGTCTATGTTAAGGGCTAACTTCTGCAGAATTGGAATTAGACCTTCAATATTTGTACTATGGTTTAATACTAGTCTTCCCAATTTCAATTTATGTTTATTATATTTACAAAATACTATTTCTGAGAAATTAACTTTAGCTCAGAAATGATTATAAATTTTGAAGTTCTGTTATATTTATGTAAGTGATTCAAATCTAATGATTTTTCAGATTGGGTGGGCTGCCTTAGCCGCAATTTTTACTTTTTCAATTGCAATGGTTGTTTGGGGAAGAAATGGCGACGGCTCTATTGACATATGATTTTATTCTTAACTTATGAAGTCAATTTAAGTCAATTTCTTATCTTTACTTCATTCGTTTTACTTATATTCATAACATTCGCTGTGATTTACATATCTTATGTCTCTTGGAAAGATAAAAAAAGATCAAAAAAATAAATACTATTGTTTTTGTTCTTTTTTCTTATCCTTTATTCTTAGTTCTTCAATTAATTCTTTTGCTTGTTCCATTTTTGATAAAGTGCTTTTGTAAATTCCAATATCTTTTTCAGCTTTATTAATAGATAGGCCTAACTTTTCAACTATATCAGAGATTATCTGATTCATTTCTAATTCACTTTTCCCTTTTAGATCTTGGGAATTTGAAATTAATATATACACTCCTAAGTTCAATATCCTTGACGGATAAAGTTTAGAATTGCTTTTTTCTTTTAATAAGTTCAATAAATCTTTAGATGATTTATCCTTGAAATCTTCTTGAGAATTTTGAGAGATTTCTTTAATTTCTTTGGCTTCAAAATTGGTAGAGCTACATAAAGATTTAAAAAGAAGATTTAAATGTTTATCAGGTTTGTATCCTTTCATTAATTCTTTGAATGTTTCGGTTAGACCAACGCAAAAGAGATAATCCTGTGTAAATTCATTTTGATGATTTAAAAGATTTAGTTCTACAAGCATTTCATCAACTATTCTTTTATATAAACCTGGAATAGCGTAAGGGAATTGTTCATAAAATAACTTTTTGCTATCTGAAACAGTCAATTTTTCTTTCAATTTTTCTTTCAATTTTTTATATGTAAACCTTAATAAGGTTAGCGCATGTTGACTCAATATCGTTAATATCTAATAAGCAGATGAAAATTATTATGATCCCTTTAGTTTTGGAAGAATCTGGCGGAAGCGAAAGAGTCTTTGACATATATTCGAGATTGTTAAGAGAGAGAATAATCTTTTTAGGAGAACAAGTTACTAGTGACACTGCTAATCGAATTGTTGCTCAGTTATTATTCCTTGAAGCAGAAGACCCCGATAAAGATATCTATATGTATATAAATTCACCAGGCGGATCAGTCTATGATGGGTTAGGTATATTTGACACAATGCAACATGTTAAGCCCGATATTCATACAGTTTGTGTAGGCTTAGCAGCTAGTATGGGCGCTTTTTTGTTGTCGGCAGGTACTAAAGGTAAAAGAAGCAGTCTTAGGCATTCAAGAATAATGATACATCAACCACTTGGAGGGGCTAGAGGCCAAGCTAGTGACATAAGAATCCAAGCAAATGAGATTTTGTATTTAAAAAATCGTCTTAATACTGAATTATCAGAGAGAACTGGTAAGGATTATGAAACTATTAAAGAAGATACTGATAGAGATTTTTATATGTCTCCGAAAGAAGCCGTTGAATATGGGTTAATAGATTTAGTCTTAGATAAAAAACCTATTGGAAATTAATTTAATAATTGAGGTGTTCTTTCTTTTTCAGGAATGGAAGTGTATTTAGATAAAATATTAACAAAATCTTCACCATCCAAGGTTTCTTTTTCTATCAATAAATCAACTATTTTATCCATTGCTTCTCTATTTTTACTGACGATAGAGTAAGTTTCTTTATAACATTCCTTGACCATTACTCTTACACTTTCATCAATTTGTTTTGAGATAGAATCTGAAATTTCGCTTCTAGTCATCAAATCTCTACCTACAAAAACTTCCTGATTACCTCCTTCGAGAGCTATTGGACCTAAATCACTCATCCCAAATCTTGTAACCATTTGGCGGGCCATAGAAGCAACTTGTTGAAAATCACCACCGGCACCTGTCGTAATTTCTCCTTTCCCAAAAACAACATCTTCGGCAGCTCTTCCTCCTAATGCGCCCATTATTCTAGCCTTTAGTTGAGCTCTGCTCACTAGGGTTTGCTCATCATCAGGAGTGAACCAGGTTAATCCCTTAGCTTGACCTCTTGGAATAACAGTTACTTTTTGAACAGGATCATGAGCCTTTACTAATGTACCGATAAGAGCATGACCCACTTCATGGTAAGCAATTAATCTTTTACTTCTCCCATCTGTTAAAGGAGAACCTTCCATCCCAGCTACAATCCTATCTACAGAGTCATCAATTTCTGAGATA encodes:
- a CDS encoding DUF2103 domain-containing protein; translation: MGRLVLNHSTNIEGLIPILQKLALNIDIKTITPAAISRVRGRSSKLIIRLSVKTINGYKAIARKGKTAQEVFISTDLSKNELKQIIDIYNN
- the psb29 gene encoding photosystem II biogenesis protein Psp29; protein product: MSQHALTLLRFTYKKLKEKLKEKLTVSDSKKLFYEQFPYAIPGLYKRIVDEMLVELNLLNHQNEFTQDYLFCVGLTETFKELMKGYKPDKHLNLLFKSLCSSTNFEAKEIKEISQNSQEDFKDKSSKDLLNLLKEKSNSKLYPSRILNLGVYILISNSQDLKGKSELEMNQIISDIVEKLGLSINKAEKDIGIYKSTLSKMEQAKELIEELRIKDKKKEQKQ
- the clpP gene encoding ATP-dependent Clp endopeptidase proteolytic subunit ClpP, which produces MKIIMIPLVLEESGGSERVFDIYSRLLRERIIFLGEQVTSDTANRIVAQLLFLEAEDPDKDIYMYINSPGGSVYDGLGIFDTMQHVKPDIHTVCVGLAASMGAFLLSAGTKGKRSSLRHSRIMIHQPLGGARGQASDIRIQANEILYLKNRLNTELSERTGKDYETIKEDTDRDFYMSPKEAVEYGLIDLVLDKKPIGN
- the petN gene encoding cytochrome b6-f complex subunit PetN, encoding MIFQIGWAALAAIFTFSIAMVVWGRNGDGSIDI